The nucleotide sequence GATCCAGCACAACGAGGACGAGCCCATCCGGGTCAGCTACCACCGCAACATCCACTACAACTCTGTGGTGAACCCCAACAAGGCCACCATCggcgtggggctggggctgccctccTTCAAACCGGGGGTACGCGCGGGGGGGGACCCCGAAACTGGGGGTGGGACTGTCCCTGAGCCCCCCCTGaacccccccgagccccccctgAACCCCCTTTCCATCCCTGAACCCCCATTCCATCCCTGAGCCCCCCCTGaacccccccgagccccccctgAACCCCCTTTCCAtccctgagccccctttccatCCCTGAACCCCCATTCCATCCCCGAGCCCCCCTGAACCCCCATTCCATCCCTGAACCCCCTTTccttggggctggggctgccctccTTCAAACCGGGGGTACGGTCATGGGGGGACCCCGAAACTGGGGGGTGGGACTGTCCCTGAATCCCCCCTGAACCCCCATTCCATCCCTGAACCCCCATTCcacccctgagcccccttttCATGGGACTGGGGCTGCCCTCCATCAAACCAGGGGTACGCGCGGGGGGACCCCGAAACTGGGGGTGGGACTGTCCCTGAGCCCCCCTGAACCCCCATTCCATCCCTGAGCCCCCCCTGAACCCCCATTCCATCCCTGagccccccccgagcccccctgaacccccattccatccctgagccccctttctgtggggctggggctgccctccTTCAAACCGGGGGTACGGTCATGGGGGGACCCCGAAACTGGGGGGTGGGACTGTCCCTGAACCCCCCCTGAATCCCCCCTGAACCCCCATTCCatccctgagcctcccctgaacccccccccgagccccccctgAACCCCCATTCCATCCCTGAGCCCGCTTtccgtggggctggggctgccctccTTCAAACCGGGGGTACGCACGGGGGGGACCCCGCAACTGGGGGTGGGACTGTCCCTGagccccccctgaccccccgttccatccctgagccccctttccatCCCTGAACCCCCATTCCATCCCTGagcccccccaacccccccattccatccctgagccccctttccaggggctggggctgccctccTTCAAAGTGGGGGTACCACAGGGGGGATCCCGAGATTGGGGGGGTTGGGAGTCAGATTTGAGGGTGGGACTGCAGTTTGGGTGGTGGGACCCCCAATTTGGGGGGTGGGGAGTCTGATGTGGGGGGTAGGACCCCGAATTTAGGGGGTGGGACCTTGATTTTGGGGTCTGGGGACCCTCCCTGACCTCCCCGTTCCCTGGTGGGTGTGTCCCCGTGGGCGTGTCCCAGTGGGTGTGTCCCAGTGGGCGTGTCCCTGGTGGGTGTGTCCATTTGGGCGTGTCCCCATGGGTGTGTCCCAGTGGGTGTGTCCCTGTGGGTGTGTCCCATGGGTGTGTCTCATGGGTGTGTCCCTGGTGGGTGTGTCCCCATGGGCGTGTCCCTGTGGGTGTGTCCCTGTGGGTGTGTCCCCTGCATGTTGGGGCGTGGTTTGATGTGACCCCACCCCCTTCGTTGCCCTTGGGGGTGGAGCCTTCCTACATGGGCGTGTCCTGCTGGgcgtgtccccaatgtcccccagtgtcccacggtgtcccccggtgtccccatgtcccatgGTGTCCCCTCATGTCCCACGGTGTCCTCGATGCCTGCTcatgtcccagtgtccccaatgtcccagtgtccctggtgtcccctcatgtccccctgtccctatgtccccagtgtcccagtgtccccaatgtccctgtgtccccaatgtccccaatgtcccctggagtccccagtgtccccaatgtccccgtgtcccctcacatcccctggtgtccccaatgtccctgctgtccccaatgtccccaatgtccctgctgtccccaatgtccccaatgtccctggtgtccccaatgtccctggtgtccccaatgtccccaatgtccctgctgtccccaatgtccccagtgtccccaatgtccccaatgtccctggtgtccccaatgtccctggtgtccccaatgtccccaatgtccctgctgtccccaatgtccccagtgtccccagtgtccccaatgtccctggtgtccccagtgccccccgtgtccccaatgtccctggtgtccccagtgtccccaatgtccccactgtccccggtgtcccctcacattcccatgtccccgtgtccctgtcgtGTGGCAGCTGGCGGAGCAGTCCCTGATGAAGAGCGCCATCAAGACGTCGGAGGAGTCGTGGATCGAGCAGCAGATGCTGGAGGACAAGAAGCGCGCCACCGACTGGGAGGCCACCAACGAGGCCATCGAGGAGCAGGTGGCCCGCGAGTCCTACCTGCAGTGGCTGCGCGACCAGGAGAAGCAGGCGCGCCAGGTGGGCCCCGCGCCACCCTCGctgccactgtcactgcccGTGTCACTGCCCGTGTCACCGCCCGTGTCACCATTTGTGTCCCGGGGAGCCCCTGGTGTCACCACCTGTGTCACCATTGGTGTCACTGCCATCCCCTGGTGTCACCATCCCTGTCACCATCCCTGTCACCATCGGTGTCACTGCTATCCCCTGGTGTCACTGCCTATATCACCGTCCCTGTCACCACCTGTGGCACCTTCCATGTCCCTGGGAGCCTCTGGTGTCACACCcatgtcactgtccctgtcactgctcATGTCACCGTCCTTGTCACTGTCCATGGCACCGTCCATATTCCTGGGAGCCCTTGGTGTCACTACCCGTGTCACCATCGGTGTCACTGCCATGCCCTGCTGTCACCATCCGTGTCACCATCGGTGTCCCTGCcatcccctggtgtccccaaccccAGTGGCACGTTGTTCTCTCTGCCCCAAGAGTGACATCCACCTGGTGTCCCCCTGCCCTGTTGTCACTCCAGGGTCCCCCATGGTCACTCTGTGGTCATTGCTGTTCTCCGTGGTCACTCTGTGGTCACTCTctggtcactgtggtcactctgtggtcactgtggtcactctGATGTCCCCGCAGCCCCACAAGGCCAGCGCCACGTGCAGCTCGGCcacggcggcggcggccagTGGCCTGGAGGAGTGGAGTGGCCGCTGAGCCCTGTGGTCACTCTGTGGTCACTCTGGTCACTCTGTGGTCACTATGGTCACTCTGGTCACTGTGCTGACCCCTGTGGTCACTCTGGTCACTCTGTGGTCACTCTGTGGTCACTCTGTGGTCACTCTGGTCACTGTGCTGACCCCTGTGGTCACTCTgtggtcactgtggtcactctGGTCACTGTGCTGACCCCTGTGGTCACTCTctggtcactgtggtcactgtggtcactctctggtcactgtggtcactctggtcactgtggtcactctGTGGTCACTCTCCTGTCCCCGCAGCCCCGCAAGGCCAGCGCCACGTGCAGCTCGGCcacggcggcggcggccagTGGCCTGGAGGAGTGGAGTGGCCGCtcgccgcggccccgcagcgccGCCCCCTCCCCCGAGCACCCCGGGCTGCACCCCGAGACCCCCGGCCCCAAACCCCCCTCGCCCGGAGCGCCCCCCGCCGGGAAACCCCCCTCGCCCTGTGCCCCAGGtgggactgggggcactgggggacaaactgggggggctgggggggcaaactgggggcactggggggacaaactgggggggctggggacactgggagcccaaactggggggactgggggcacAAACTGGGGGGGCAaactggggggacagggggcacaaactgggagcactggggggactgggggggctggggcacaaactgggggcactgggagcactgggggggcTGGGAGGACTGGGGGCACAaactgggggggctgggggggactgggggcacgaactgggggcactgggagcccaAACTGGGGGCACAAactggagggactggggggaactgggggcACAAATGGGGCACaaactggggggactggggacactggggacacagactggggggactggggggatgGGAAGCCCaaactggggacactgagagcccaaactggggggactgggagccTAAACTGGGAGTtattggggtggtttggggtgctgggaggTTAACTGGGTGTTAATGGGGCACTGGGACCCCCAAACTGGGACTGGGGAATAGGGATGGATTTGGGGCCTGGGGGGGAGGGGTCCCtgatcccaaatttgggggattGGGGATCCCTGCTCCcagttttggggatttggggttttggggggtccctgaccctggttggggtttttgggaggtCCCTGACCTGTGCCCCCCAGGGCACCAGCAGCCAGCTGGGGgcaggggggatttggggggtccccgaccccagttttggggttttgggcgGTCCCTcaccctgagcccccccaggcaccagcagccagggcggcgcgggggggatttggggttttggggggtccctgaccccagttttggggtttttgggggtccctgaccccgtgcccccccaggcaCCAGCGGCCAGGGCGGCgcgggggggatttggggttttggggggtccctgaccccagttttggggtttttgggcttttttggggggtccctgacGCGTGCCCCCCCAGGCACCAGCAACCAGGGCGGCgcgggggggatttgggggattcctgctcccatatttggggttttttggggttttgaggGGTCCCTGGCcccatttttgggtttttggggggtcccttATCCcggttggggtttttggggggtccctggccccagttttgggtttttgggggtccctgacgcgtgcccccccaggcaccagcagccagggcggcgcgggggggatttggggtttttgggggtccctgaccccgtgcccccccaggcaccagcagccagggcggcgcggggggcggcCGGGCCACGCCGCCGCTGGTGTCGCTGTACCCCGCGCTCGAGTGCCGCGCCATCATGCAGCAGATGTCCCCGACCGCCTTCGGTGAGCCGGGGGGAAAACCgggttttgggggtctgggggggtcagggggtctgGGGAGTCTGGGGGATTTAGGGGAGGTGGGCTTAGGGGTGTTTGGAGGGATTTTCGGGCGTTTTAGGGTTGgttttgggagggtttggggggtttggggtgatttaggggggtttggggggattttggggtgttttagggttgttttgggattttgggttgttttgggggggatttaggggaagtttggggttggtttagtgggggtttggggggattttgggacgTTTTAGGGCTGTTTTAGGGGGATTTAGGGTTGTTTTAGGGGGATTTAAGGGAGGCTTAGGGTTGgttttgggagggtttgggggggttgagggggattttaggggattttggggcattttagGGGATTTAGGGATTTAGGGGAGGTTTAGGGTTGGTTTGGGATTGgtttggggagggtttgggggggggttgggggaattttgggacattttagggttgttttgggatttggggttgttttggggggatttagggTTGTTTGGGGGGGATTTAGGATTGgttttgggaggatttggggggattttggggaggtttagggggggtttggggagatttgggggcattttggggttgttttggggggatttagggtttttgggggggtttaggGGAGGTTTAAGGTTGGTTGGGGGGGCTTTTGGGGTGTTTTagggttttgggattttgggttgttttgggggggatttaggggaagtttggggttggtttagggggggtttggggggattttgggacgTTTTAGGGTTGTTTTAGGGGGATTTAGGg is from Passer domesticus isolate bPasDom1 unplaced genomic scaffold, bPasDom1.hap1 HAP1_SCAFFOLD_294, whole genome shotgun sequence and encodes:
- the OTUD5 gene encoding OTU domain-containing protein 5 isoform X2 is translated as MDPATAEQEHRFEKALREKKGFIIKRMKEDGACLFRAVADQVYGDQDMHEVVRKHCMDYLMKNADYFSNYVTEDFTTYINRKRKSTCHGNHIEMQAMAEMYNRPVEVYQYGTEPINTFHGIQHNEDEPIRVSYHRNIHYNSVVNPNKATIGVGLGLPSFKPGLAEQSLMKSAIKTSEESWIEQQMLEDKKRATDWEATNEAIEEQVARESYLQWLRDQEKQARQPRKASATCSSATAAAASGLEEWSGRSPRPRSAAPSPEHPGLHPETPGPKPPSPGAPPAGKPPSPCAPGTSSQGGAGGGRATPPLVSLYPALECRAIMQQMSPTAFGLNDWEDDEILASVLAVSQQEYLETMKTSRHRDPAADKS